One segment of Thermoanaerobacter kivui DNA contains the following:
- a CDS encoding Rpn family recombination-promoting nuclease/putative transposase yields MMETDKNKKNLNAPHDKGYKYLLSHKKVFIELLRSFVKKDWVNEIDESKVIRINKSFILQDFKNKEADLVYQVKLKDKEVFFYILLELQSKVDFQMPYRLLLYIIEVWREILKDTSLNQQKRKDYKLPAIIPIVLYNGVNRWTASLSFKETIDSYQLFGENIIDFKYIFIDVNRYNEEELLQLSNLIGSVFLLDRRIDREELIERLKKLTDVLKNLSEEEFILLRNWFVSIIFRFLPEGKREEVKKIFEKSEGVEKMISNLERSLKEEFKKTRKEGKIEGKKEGKIEGIRMVLLEQLKEKFKDIPFEYINGLEKLDDKALLALARDILKIEKLDDLKKYIN; encoded by the coding sequence ATGATGGAAACTGATAAAAATAAAAAGAATTTAAATGCCCCTCATGATAAAGGTTATAAATATCTACTTTCTCATAAAAAAGTATTTATTGAACTTTTAAGAAGTTTTGTCAAAAAAGATTGGGTAAATGAAATAGACGAATCTAAAGTAATACGAATAAACAAATCCTTCATATTGCAAGATTTTAAAAATAAAGAGGCTGATTTGGTTTATCAAGTAAAATTGAAGGATAAAGAAGTTTTCTTTTATATATTGTTGGAATTACAATCAAAAGTTGATTTTCAAATGCCATACAGATTGTTATTGTATATAATTGAAGTGTGGAGAGAAATTCTTAAAGATACATCATTAAACCAGCAAAAAAGGAAGGACTATAAATTACCAGCGATTATTCCTATTGTGTTGTATAATGGTGTTAATAGATGGACTGCTTCTTTGAGCTTTAAAGAAACGATAGATTCATATCAATTATTTGGAGAAAATATAATAGATTTTAAATATATTTTCATTGATGTGAATAGATATAATGAAGAAGAACTTTTACAATTATCTAATCTTATAGGTAGTGTCTTTTTGCTAGACAGAAGGATAGACAGAGAAGAATTAATAGAAAGATTAAAAAAATTAACAGATGTGCTTAAAAATCTGTCTGAAGAAGAGTTTATATTATTGAGAAACTGGTTTGTGTCTATTATATTCAGATTTCTACCCGAAGGCAAAAGAGAAGAGGTAAAGAAAATATTCGAAAAGAGTGAGGGGGTGGAAAAAATGATTTCCAATTTAGAACGTAGTTTAAAAGAGGAATTTAAAAAAACTAGAAAAGAAGGAAAAATAGAAGGGAAAAAAGAAGGAAAAATAGAAGGAATACGAATGGTGCTACTTGAACAATTGAAAGAAAAGTTTAAAGATATACCTTTTGAATATATAAATGGACTTGAAAAGTTAGATGACAAAGCATTACTTGCTTTAGCAAGAGATATTTTGAAAATTGAAAAATTAGATGACTTAAAGAAGTATATAAATTAA
- a CDS encoding UDP-N-acetylglucosamine 2-epimerase — MVITDSGGLQKEAYFAGKRALIVMPDTGWRELIEIGWNKLVNIHDIYINYQGIVYERSNSFRKTYIYGEGESARKTFEILENGIGRQFCEKKFEDIQ; from the coding sequence ATGGTAATAACAGACAGTGGCGGCTTACAGAAAGAGGCCTATTTTGCTGGAAAGAGAGCTTTAATTGTAATGCCGGATACAGGATGGCGAGAATTAATTGAGATAGGCTGGAATAAGCTTGTAAATATTCATGATATATATATTAATTACCAAGGCATTGTTTATGAAAGAAGTAATTCATTTAGAAAGACTTACATTTATGGAGAGGGGGAATCTGCGCGGAAAACATTCGAAATCCTTGAAAATGGAATAGGAAGACAATTTTGCGAAAAAAAGTTTGAAGATATTCAATAA
- a CDS encoding AAA family ATPase: protein MKKIPYGMSNFRAMREEGYLYVDKTMYIEKIENLNSKYLFFIRPRRFGKSLFLSTLENYYDINNEKDFEKLFGDLYIGKNPTKLKNSYMILKLNFSGLNTENKDQLKESFLLSVKNSINALLDRYEGILENTEEIRKKIDQITDINAVIMTIINEVKKVGKKIYLIIDEYDHFANDIIAMGESEFYREIVRASGFVRDFYETLKIGTESVIDRIFITGISPIMLDDLTSGFNIALNVTMDLSLNEMLGFTEEEVVKILEEVGIEEKEKEKSLEELKELYDGYLFSAEAEKRIYNPDMVLYYLDSIVRYKKPPRNLIDDNVKTDYGRLNRLTMNEENRALLERIIKEEGIVAEIVTKFSFDRMYDEEYFISLLFYMGLLTIERQEKTRLFLKIPNYVIKTIMWEYIETNLKKEYKINLDLNELRKTIEEMAYEGRIKPYIEYISQNVLKVLSNRDIINFDEKYIKVILITYLVNSKAYRPISERETEGGYIDIYLERDIRIPDVKYEWLIELKYIKKSEKDKVDKIKEEGIRQLKRYRESRGLKERKDVKEALLIFIGKDEYQVIEV from the coding sequence ATGAAGAAAATACCCTATGGGATGTCCAATTTCAGAGCGATGAGAGAAGAAGGGTACCTGTATGTAGACAAAACGATGTATATAGAGAAGATAGAGAACTTAAATAGCAAATACCTGTTTTTCATAAGGCCGAGGAGGTTTGGGAAGAGTCTATTTCTTTCTACATTAGAGAACTATTATGACATAAACAATGAGAAAGACTTTGAGAAACTATTTGGCGACTTATATATAGGGAAGAACCCAACAAAGCTAAAGAACAGTTATATGATACTCAAGCTGAATTTTTCAGGCCTAAACACAGAAAACAAAGACCAACTAAAAGAGTCCTTTTTGTTAAGTGTGAAAAATTCAATAAATGCTTTATTAGACAGATACGAGGGTATATTAGAAAATACGGAAGAAATAAGGAAGAAAATTGACCAAATAACTGATATAAATGCAGTTATAATGACGATAATAAATGAAGTAAAAAAAGTAGGTAAAAAGATATACCTAATAATAGACGAATATGACCATTTTGCCAATGACATAATAGCGATGGGTGAGAGTGAATTTTACAGAGAGATAGTGAGGGCATCAGGTTTTGTAAGAGACTTTTATGAGACATTGAAGATAGGGACAGAGAGTGTAATAGACAGGATATTCATAACAGGGATATCCCCAATAATGTTGGACGACTTAACGAGTGGATTTAACATAGCATTAAATGTCACAATGGATTTAAGCTTAAATGAGATGCTAGGATTTACAGAAGAAGAAGTAGTGAAGATACTAGAAGAAGTAGGGATAGAGGAAAAAGAGAAAGAAAAATCATTAGAAGAATTAAAAGAATTATACGATGGTTATTTATTTAGTGCAGAAGCGGAGAAAAGGATATACAATCCCGACATGGTATTGTATTATCTTGACAGTATAGTAAGATACAAAAAACCGCCTAGAAATTTAATAGACGACAATGTAAAGACAGACTATGGCAGGTTAAACAGACTTACGATGAATGAAGAGAACAGGGCATTATTAGAGAGAATCATAAAAGAGGAAGGGATAGTAGCGGAGATAGTAACAAAATTTTCATTTGACAGGATGTACGACGAAGAATACTTTATATCGTTGTTATTCTATATGGGGTTACTAACGATAGAGAGGCAAGAAAAAACGAGATTATTTTTAAAAATACCCAATTACGTAATCAAGACAATAATGTGGGAATATATAGAAACGAATTTAAAGAAAGAATACAAAATTAATCTTGACCTAAATGAGTTAAGGAAGACCATAGAAGAGATGGCGTATGAAGGGAGAATAAAACCGTATATAGAGTATATAAGCCAGAATGTGCTAAAGGTGCTTTCGAACAGGGACATAATAAACTTTGATGAAAAATATATCAAAGTGATATTAATTACGTATCTTGTAAACAGTAAAGCCTATAGGCCAATAAGTGAGAGGGAGACAGAAGGAGGGTATATAGACATATACTTGGAGAGGGACATAAGGATACCGGATGTAAAATACGAGTGGTTAATAGAGCTAAAATACATAAAGAAAAGTGAGAAAGACAAAGTAGACAAGATAAAAGAAGAAGGTATAAGGCAGCTTAAGAGGTATAGAGAAAGCAGAGGGCTAAAAGAGAGAAAAGATGTAAAAGAAGCACTGCTTATATTCATAGGAAAAGATGAGTACCAAGTAATTGAAGTGTAG
- a CDS encoding UDP-N-acetyl glucosamine 2-epimerase: MKVISLVGARPQFIKEAVLQEHFIKNDIQEILVHSGQHYDYEMSDVFFKVLKMRKPDYNLNVGSGSHGVVTGKIMIAFEEVLMKEKPDVIVVYGDTNTTVAGALVGAKLKIPVAHVEAGIRQQPKDMPEEINRVVTDHISQYLFCPSELAVKNLERENIRDGVYFVGDIMYDLGLKENEYILCTIHRDFNTDDPEKLKNILSGLSQIAHDMRVIFPIHPRN, from the coding sequence ATGAAAGTTATATCTTTAGTAGGTGCAAGACCACAATTTATAAAAGAAGCTGTTTTGCAAGAGCACTTTATCAAAAATGATATCCAAGAAATACTAGTCCATTCTGGGCAGCACTATGACTATGAAATGTCAGATGTTTTCTTTAAAGTTTTAAAAATGAGAAAGCCAGATTATAACTTAAATGTAGGTTCGGGTAGTCATGGTGTTGTTACAGGTAAAATTATGATAGCTTTTGAAGAGGTTTTAATGAAAGAAAAGCCAGATGTAATAGTTGTATATGGAGATACTAATACAACAGTTGCGGGAGCATTAGTTGGAGCAAAATTAAAGATTCCTGTAGCCCATGTGGAAGCAGGTATAAGGCAGCAGCCTAAGGATATGCCTGAAGAAATAAACAGAGTTGTGACTGACCACATTTCGCAATACCTTTTTTGTCCGTCGGAACTTGCTGTAAAAAATCTTGAAAGAGAAAATATAAGAGATGGTGTATACTTTGTTGGGGATATAATGTATGATTTAGGTCTTAAAGAAAATGAATATATTCTATGTACAATCCATAGAGACTTTAACACTGATGATCCTGAAAAATTGAAAAACATCTTGAGTGGTCTTTCTCAGATTGCCCATGATATGAGAGTAATATTTCCAATACACCCAAGAAACTAA
- a CDS encoding nucleotide sugar dehydrogenase, with translation MERKKEFSRTYYELLDKIESKKAVIGVIGLGYVGLPLAVEKAKAGYKVIGFDIQEHKVEKVNKGINYIGDILDGDLKEVVEQGRLTATNDYAFLKDVDAVAICVPTPLDKNKQPDLSYIINSTKEIAKYLHKGMLVVLESTTYPGTTEEVVKPILDETGLICGEDYFLAYSPERVDPGNKQYNTKNTPKVVGGVTKQCTKIAAALYRNVLDSEVFEVSSPKVAEMEKIYENTFRNINIALANEMAIICYRMGIDVWEVIEAAKTKPYGFMAFYPGPGLGGHCIPIDPFYLAWKAREYDYHTRLIETSGEINNYMPEFVVERISRILNRFKKPINGSTILLLGVAYKKDIDDIRESPALKIISMLEKEGAKVKYNDPHVPEFKHNGKLYYSENLTDDLLSSSDLVVITTDHTKYDYEHIVKTAKFVFDTRNATKNLKELREKIEVL, from the coding sequence GTGGAGAGGAAGAAAGAGTTTAGCAGGACATACTATGAACTTTTAGACAAAATAGAGAGCAAAAAGGCAGTAATAGGGGTAATAGGGTTAGGCTATGTAGGATTGCCTCTTGCGGTGGAAAAAGCTAAAGCAGGATATAAAGTAATAGGATTTGACATTCAAGAGCACAAGGTGGAAAAAGTAAACAAAGGCATAAATTACATTGGTGATATCCTAGATGGAGACTTAAAAGAAGTGGTTGAGCAGGGAAGATTAACGGCCACAAATGATTATGCTTTTCTAAAAGATGTAGATGCAGTTGCGATATGTGTTCCTACACCTCTTGATAAAAATAAACAGCCTGACTTATCCTACATAATTAACTCTACCAAAGAAATAGCAAAATATTTACATAAAGGCATGTTGGTTGTACTTGAAAGCACTACATATCCCGGTACCACTGAAGAAGTTGTAAAACCTATTTTAGACGAGACTGGCTTGATATGCGGAGAAGACTATTTTTTAGCCTATTCACCTGAAAGAGTGGATCCCGGTAACAAGCAATACAATACAAAAAATACTCCTAAAGTGGTAGGCGGCGTCACAAAACAATGTACAAAAATTGCCGCTGCTCTTTATAGAAATGTCCTTGACAGTGAAGTGTTTGAAGTATCAAGTCCCAAAGTAGCAGAGATGGAAAAAATATATGAAAACACTTTTAGAAATATCAATATAGCACTGGCTAATGAAATGGCTATCATATGTTATCGCATGGGCATAGATGTATGGGAAGTAATTGAGGCAGCAAAGACAAAGCCCTACGGTTTTATGGCTTTTTATCCTGGTCCAGGACTTGGTGGCCATTGCATTCCTATTGATCCTTTTTATCTCGCGTGGAAAGCAAGAGAATATGACTATCATACAAGGCTCATCGAAACCTCAGGTGAAATAAATAATTACATGCCAGAATTTGTAGTGGAGCGCATTTCAAGAATTTTAAATAGATTTAAAAAACCAATCAATGGTTCGACTATCTTGCTTTTAGGAGTAGCTTATAAAAAAGATATAGATGATATAAGGGAATCACCCGCTCTAAAGATAATCTCAATGTTAGAAAAAGAAGGAGCAAAAGTAAAATATAACGATCCCCATGTACCTGAATTTAAACATAATGGCAAATTGTATTATTCAGAGAATCTAACTGATGATTTATTAAGTTCCTCTGACCTTGTTGTAATTACAACAGACCACACAAAATACGATTATGAGCATATAGTTAAGACAGCAAAGTTTGTATTTGACACAAGAAATGCTACAAAAAACTTAAAAGAATTAAGAGAAAAAATAGAAGTGCTGTAG
- a CDS encoding Gfo/Idh/MocA family protein — protein MDKKLRFGLIGCGRISFKHIEALANNYDNAELVALCDLEIEKAELLKKRYIELLDKKNVKINNIEIYRDYQELLKRADIDIVSIATYSGTHAEITINALKSGKHVIVEKPMALSIKDVDEMIETARKYNRKLTVCHQNRFNSTVQKLRKAIEDKRFGKLVHGVASIRWNRNDEYYKQASWRGTWEQDGGTLMNQGIHNIDLLQWMMGPVERLYAEADTFLRNIEGEDMGAAVLRFKNGAIGIIEGSACIYPRNLEETLSIFGEKGTVRIGGVAINKIIDWKFADGLDDEEEVKKEANYEDPDTVYGYGHTPLYKDFIDAVLNDREPYITGEDGKKAVEIVLAIYKSRKTGLPVEFPLKDFSTLDMKE, from the coding sequence ATGGATAAAAAATTAAGATTTGGATTGATTGGTTGTGGCAGGATTTCTTTTAAGCATATTGAAGCCTTAGCAAATAATTATGATAATGCAGAATTAGTTGCACTGTGTGATTTGGAAATTGAAAAAGCTGAATTATTGAAAAAAAGATACATAGAGCTATTGGATAAAAAAAATGTAAAGATAAATAACATAGAAATATATCGGGATTATCAAGAACTACTAAAAAGAGCCGATATAGATATAGTGAGTATTGCTACATATTCGGGTACACATGCAGAAATAACTATAAATGCTTTGAAATCAGGTAAACATGTAATTGTTGAAAAGCCAATGGCTCTATCTATCAAAGATGTAGATGAGATGATTGAAACTGCTAGAAAATATAACAGAAAATTAACTGTATGCCATCAAAATAGATTTAATTCAACTGTTCAAAAATTGAGAAAAGCTATAGAAGATAAGCGCTTTGGCAAATTGGTTCATGGAGTTGCCAGTATAAGATGGAACAGAAATGACGAATATTATAAACAAGCTTCCTGGAGAGGTACATGGGAACAAGATGGCGGAACTTTAATGAATCAGGGCATACACAATATTGACCTTCTCCAGTGGATGATGGGACCTGTTGAAAGACTCTACGCTGAAGCAGACACATTTTTAAGAAATATTGAAGGAGAAGACATGGGAGCAGCAGTACTGCGATTTAAGAATGGTGCTATAGGAATTATAGAAGGAAGTGCGTGTATTTATCCTAGAAATCTTGAAGAAACATTGAGTATATTTGGGGAAAAAGGCACAGTAAGAATTGGTGGAGTTGCTATTAACAAAATAATTGACTGGAAGTTTGCTGATGGATTAGATGATGAAGAAGAAGTAAAAAAAGAAGCTAATTATGAAGATCCAGATACAGTATATGGCTATGGTCATACTCCTTTATATAAAGATTTTATTGACGCAGTGCTAAACGATAGAGAACCTTACATAACAGGCGAAGATGGTAAAAAAGCTGTAGAGATAGTGTTGGCAATTTACAAATCAAGAAAAACCGGTTTACCTGTAGAATTTCCTTTAAAAGATTTTTCAACACTTGATATGAAGGAATGA
- a CDS encoding DUF3368 domain-containing protein, with protein MILAKEISADLCLIDDYLARKHAKSLGLTVTGTLGVLIKAKEKGLLKEIKPLLDEMIQKKFFIDKKLYDEVLEICKEK; from the coding sequence ATGATCTTAGCAAAAGAAATTAGCGCTGATCTATGCCTAATAGACGATTACCTTGCAAGAAAGCATGCAAAAAGCTTAGGGCTGACTGTCACTGGGACGTTAGGAGTATTAATAAAAGCAAAAGAGAAAGGCCTTTTAAAAGAAATAAAGCCTTTACTGGATGAGATGATACAGAAAAAGTTTTTTATTGATAAAAAATTGTATGATGAAGTTTTAGAAATTTGTAAAGAAAAGTAA
- a CDS encoding UPF0175 family protein produces MKITKKIEIPEEILISLRKSEDEFIAELKRTAAVRYYRERKLSLGQCAALAEMSEEEFIKYLASFDTSIFSFDDKEELLEDIKNA; encoded by the coding sequence ATGAAAATCACAAAGAAAATAGAAATTCCGGAGGAAATACTTATAAGTCTTAGAAAAAGTGAAGATGAGTTTATAGCTGAGCTGAAAAGAACAGCAGCAGTGAGATACTATAGGGAAAGAAAGCTTTCTCTGGGGCAGTGCGCAGCACTTGCTGAAATGAGTGAGGAAGAATTTATAAAATACCTTGCAAGTTTTGACACAAGTATTTTTTCCTTTGATGATAAGGAAGAACTTTTGGAGGACATTAAAAATGCCTAA
- a CDS encoding DegT/DnrJ/EryC1/StrS family aminotransferase has translation MEIELINLKRQYKNLKDKINQAIEKVLENGQYILGPEVKAFEREIAEYLGVKYAIGVANGTDALVLSLRALGIGPGNEVITTPFTFFATSEAVSQVGATPVFVDIDPDTYNINPDLIEEKITEKTKAILPVHIFGQPCDMNKIMEIAKKHNLYVIEDACQAIGAEYKGQKVGTFGDVACFSFFPTKNLGGYGDGGMVVTNNPEIAEKVDILRKHGSKKKYYNEEIGYNSRLDELQAAILRVKLKYLDMWNGQRISAANKYNELLKDLSDVIKTPYKLPEVKHIYHLYCIQSEKREFLMEKLKENGIATGIYYPVPLHLQKAYADLGYKEGDLPVAEGVCRKIFAIPMYPEITDEEINYVSEILHKIVNEGD, from the coding sequence ATGGAGATAGAATTAATTAATTTGAAACGACAGTATAAAAATTTAAAAGATAAAATAAATCAAGCAATAGAAAAAGTTTTAGAAAATGGCCAATATATCTTAGGTCCAGAAGTAAAAGCTTTTGAAAGAGAAATAGCAGAATACTTAGGTGTAAAATACGCAATAGGTGTAGCAAACGGGACTGATGCTTTGGTGCTTTCATTAAGAGCTCTTGGTATTGGACCAGGGAATGAAGTTATAACAACTCCTTTTACCTTTTTTGCAACATCAGAGGCAGTTTCTCAGGTAGGTGCTACACCAGTTTTTGTTGATATAGATCCAGATACCTACAATATAAATCCTGATTTGATAGAAGAAAAAATTACTGAAAAAACAAAAGCTATCTTACCAGTACATATTTTTGGACAACCCTGTGATATGAACAAAATCATGGAAATTGCCAAAAAACACAATTTATACGTAATCGAAGATGCCTGCCAAGCAATAGGAGCAGAGTATAAAGGCCAAAAAGTAGGCACTTTTGGAGATGTCGCCTGTTTTTCATTTTTTCCCACAAAAAACTTAGGTGGTTATGGCGATGGGGGAATGGTTGTAACTAATAATCCAGAAATAGCTGAAAAAGTGGACATTCTCAGAAAGCATGGCAGCAAAAAGAAATATTATAACGAAGAAATTGGATATAACAGCAGACTCGATGAACTGCAGGCTGCAATTTTAAGAGTAAAATTAAAATATCTTGATATGTGGAATGGTCAAAGAATTAGTGCAGCTAATAAATATAACGAACTATTAAAAGACTTATCGGATGTCATAAAAACTCCATATAAATTGCCAGAGGTTAAACACATATATCATTTGTACTGCATACAAAGTGAAAAAAGAGAATTTTTAATGGAAAAATTAAAAGAAAATGGCATTGCAACAGGGATATACTATCCTGTGCCATTACATCTTCAAAAGGCGTATGCGGATTTAGGCTACAAAGAAGGCGACTTGCCAGTTGCTGAAGGAGTATGTAGAAAAATTTTTGCTATACCGATGTATCCTGAAATTACTGATGAAGAGATTAACTATGTTAGTGAGATACTGCACAAAATTGTAAACGAAGGAGATTGA
- a CDS encoding N-acetyltransferase, translated as MMKMNYISEKARIGQNVIIGYFTVIEDDVEIGDNCVIGNNVTIYKGSIIGNNVRIDDNVVIGKQPMRAATSIFKDKQQKPPCKIGDDCIIGTSTVIYAGCEIGKKCLIADLATVREDVVIGDMTIVGRGVAIENYCKIGSKCKIETNAYITAYSELEDEVFIAPCVATSNDNSAGRDPDRFSKMKGVTVKRKSRIGVNATILPGKVIGEDAFVGAGSVVTRDVEDGKIVVGNPAREFMK; from the coding sequence ATGATGAAAATGAATTACATATCTGAAAAAGCCAGAATTGGACAAAATGTAATAATAGGCTATTTTACAGTTATTGAAGATGATGTAGAAATAGGAGATAACTGTGTTATAGGGAATAATGTTACTATATATAAAGGAAGTATCATAGGTAACAATGTAAGAATTGACGATAATGTAGTAATTGGCAAACAGCCAATGAGAGCTGCGACTAGTATTTTTAAAGATAAGCAACAAAAACCTCCTTGTAAAATAGGGGATGATTGTATAATAGGTACTTCTACCGTGATATACGCTGGCTGTGAAATAGGTAAAAAGTGTTTAATTGCTGATTTAGCAACTGTTAGAGAAGATGTAGTGATAGGTGATATGACTATTGTAGGGAGAGGTGTGGCAATAGAAAATTACTGTAAAATAGGATCTAAATGCAAAATAGAAACAAATGCCTATATCACAGCTTATTCAGAGTTAGAAGATGAAGTTTTTATTGCTCCTTGCGTCGCAACTTCTAACGATAATTCTGCTGGAAGAGATCCAGACAGATTTAGCAAGATGAAAGGAGTAACTGTTAAAAGAAAAAGTAGAATTGGAGTCAATGCTACAATATTACCTGGAAAAGTAATAGGTGAAGATGCCTTTGTTGGAGCTGGTTCAGTTGTGACAAGAGATGTGGAAGATGGTAAGATTGTGGTAGGTAATCCGGCTAGAGAGTTTATGAAGTAG
- a CDS encoding glycosyltransferase family 2 protein, with protein sequence MIVDDGSTDNTYELIRSWMDEKLISIKYYRQQNSGKHVAHNVGVNLCDSELFFCVDSDDWLPDYAVEFIIKFWENNYSPEIVGIVGLKAFESGEVVGSYMPQGITKSTLFDLYNKYKKKGDSVLIFRTDVLKRFLFPVIDGEKFITENIVYDMIDQEYQLLVVNKVLYYCEYLNDGLTRNAVRLRKNNPRGYILYYRNRVKIAPTLSLKFKYITMYSVYNMLAGKKGWIKKFSI encoded by the coding sequence TTGATAGTAGATGATGGTTCAACAGATAACACATATGAACTTATAAGAAGTTGGATGGATGAAAAACTTATAAGCATAAAATACTATAGACAGCAAAATAGTGGAAAACATGTAGCGCATAACGTTGGAGTAAATCTGTGTGATAGTGAACTATTCTTCTGTGTAGACTCTGATGATTGGTTACCAGATTATGCAGTTGAATTTATAATAAAATTCTGGGAAAATAATTATTCGCCTGAAATAGTTGGGATTGTGGGGTTGAAGGCATTTGAGAGTGGAGAAGTAGTAGGTTCATACATGCCACAAGGAATTACTAAATCTACATTATTTGATCTTTATAACAAATATAAGAAAAAAGGCGATTCAGTTTTAATTTTTAGAACAGATGTGCTAAAAAGATTTCTGTTTCCGGTAATTGATGGAGAAAAATTTATTACAGAAAACATAGTATATGATATGATAGATCAAGAATATCAGTTGTTGGTTGTAAATAAGGTTCTTTATTATTGTGAATATTTAAATGATGGTTTGACAAGAAATGCTGTTAGATTGCGAAAGAATAATCCTAGGGGGTATATTTTATACTATAGAAATCGCGTGAAAATTGCTCCTACTTTGAGCTTGAAGTTTAAATATATAACCATGTATTCTGTTTACAATATGTTAGCAGGAAAGAAAGGTTGGATAAAAAAATTCTCCATATAA
- a CDS encoding glycosyltransferase has product MRKRILHILFSNKYSGAENIAINIIKGLNSKYDFAYACPYGPIVEVLKKEGINYIQLEGMPLLKIRHIVQKWKPDIIHAHDFRASILSAFSLLSVPVISHLHNNPLWIKSLNLYSIIFYIASYKFTKILTVSNAFGDEYIFSRHIKNKIVVVHNAVDIEKVKSMAKKIENTEQYDLVFIGRLTEQKDPIRFIDIVAELHDKYPNITAAIIGDGEYRADCERHVYERGAEKYIKMYGFVQNPFAIIKNARIVVMPSKWEGFGLSAVEAMALGKPVLASPVGGLKEIIDNSCGRLCRTNEEFVDACIEFLVNSDYYAKASTGAYKRALKFGDIEGYCGKISNVYEEIK; this is encoded by the coding sequence GTGAGAAAAAGAATATTGCATATTTTGTTTAGCAACAAATATTCAGGGGCTGAAAATATAGCAATCAATATAATTAAAGGACTTAATTCAAAATACGATTTTGCCTATGCTTGCCCATATGGTCCTATAGTAGAGGTTTTAAAAAAAGAAGGCATCAATTATATTCAATTGGAGGGTATGCCACTTCTTAAAATACGCCATATTGTTCAAAAATGGAAACCAGATATTATTCATGCTCACGATTTTAGAGCCAGTATTCTATCTGCTTTTTCGCTTTTATCGGTACCCGTAATATCACACCTACATAACAATCCTCTTTGGATTAAAAGCTTAAATTTATATTCGATCATTTTTTACATTGCTTCTTATAAATTTACTAAAATATTGACAGTTTCTAATGCATTTGGTGATGAATATATTTTCAGCAGACATATAAAAAATAAAATTGTTGTAGTGCACAATGCTGTAGATATCGAGAAAGTTAAAAGTATGGCTAAAAAAATTGAAAATACAGAGCAATATGATTTGGTTTTTATTGGTAGACTTACAGAGCAAAAGGATCCAATAAGGTTTATTGATATTGTAGCTGAATTACATGACAAATATCCTAATATTACTGCGGCAATAATTGGTGATGGTGAATATAGAGCTGATTGCGAAAGGCATGTGTATGAACGTGGAGCTGAAAAGTATATAAAAATGTACGGATTTGTTCAAAATCCATTTGCAATAATCAAAAATGCACGCATTGTGGTGATGCCTTCAAAATGGGAAGGTTTTGGTCTTTCAGCTGTAGAAGCTATGGCACTTGGAAAGCCAGTTCTTGCTTCACCTGTAGGAGGTCTTAAGGAAATTATTGACAATTCGTGCGGTCGTTTGTGCCGAACAAACGAAGAGTTTGTTGATGCTTGTATTGAGTTTTTGGTTAATAGTGATTATTACGCTAAGGCCAGTACGGGTGCCTACAAAAGGGCACTTAAATTTGGAGATATTGAAGGTTATTGTGGCAAGATATCAAACGTATATGAAGAAATTAAATAA